A single genomic interval of Luteolibacter yonseiensis harbors:
- a CDS encoding sulfate ABC transporter substrate-binding protein codes for MKSKLFIVLSGAALLLSSCGKNKVADAGTKPVSLLNVSYDPTREFYIEVNDVFTKQWKKDHGQDLRIDQSHGGSGKQARSVIDGIEADVVTLALSLDIDMIHKERDLLPADWQKKLPNNSSPYTSTIVFVVRKGNPKGIKDWGDLVTPGTQVITPNPKTGGAPRWCYLAGWAWGRRAFSNDEVKVQDFIKKLYQNVPVLDSGARGSTTTFAQRNIGDVLLSWENEAHLIEKEFPGQTEIVYPSISILAEPSVAVVEKNTAKKGTTAIAKAYLDFLYTEAGQDLAGKHYYRPRDPKIAEKYKSIFPAIQLVNIDEEFGGWVKAQKTHFADGGIFDQIYVPK; via the coding sequence ATGAAATCCAAGCTGTTCATCGTCCTCTCCGGAGCCGCGCTGCTCCTCTCGTCCTGCGGGAAAAACAAAGTCGCGGACGCCGGCACCAAACCGGTCTCCCTCCTGAACGTCTCCTACGATCCCACACGGGAATTCTACATCGAGGTGAACGACGTCTTCACCAAACAGTGGAAAAAGGACCACGGCCAGGATCTCCGGATCGACCAGTCCCACGGCGGCTCCGGCAAGCAGGCGCGGTCCGTCATCGACGGCATCGAGGCGGACGTCGTCACCCTCGCGCTCTCGCTCGACATCGACATGATCCACAAGGAGCGCGATCTCCTCCCGGCGGACTGGCAGAAAAAACTGCCGAACAACAGCAGCCCCTACACCTCCACCATCGTCTTCGTGGTGCGGAAGGGGAATCCCAAGGGCATCAAGGACTGGGGCGACCTCGTCACCCCCGGCACCCAGGTCATCACGCCGAATCCGAAGACCGGCGGAGCCCCGCGCTGGTGCTACCTCGCCGGCTGGGCATGGGGCAGGCGCGCCTTCAGCAACGACGAGGTGAAGGTGCAGGACTTCATCAAGAAACTCTACCAGAACGTGCCGGTGCTGGACAGCGGCGCGCGCGGTTCCACCACCACCTTCGCCCAGCGGAACATCGGCGACGTGCTGCTGTCATGGGAGAACGAGGCCCACCTCATCGAAAAGGAATTCCCCGGACAAACCGAGATCGTCTATCCGTCCATCAGCATCCTCGCCGAACCATCCGTGGCCGTGGTGGAGAAGAACACCGCGAAAAAAGGCACCACCGCGATCGCGAAGGCCTACCTCGACTTCCTCTACACCGAGGCCGGCCAGGACCTCGCCGGAAAACACTACTACCGCCCGCGCGATCCGAAGATCGCCGAAAAATACAAATCCATTTTCCCCGCCATCCAGCTCGTGAACATCGACGAGGAATTCGGCGGCTGGGTGAAGGCCCAGAAGACCCACTTCGCCGACGGCGGAATCTTCGACCAGATCTACGTGCCGAAGTAG
- a CDS encoding PTS sugar transporter subunit IIA, with protein sequence MSTETTTQSEYINIGQLSSYLGWSPRFIEGLVRGEHLPGLEVQGQCVFRRDDVVDWLEQKIQTLDTARVTELEAKMESSLLADGTFRTTRTDRLTSRLPLKGIALDVPAANKTEVLHAIATTAEATGLLFDREHLLTSLVDRESLCSTAMPGGVALCHPRRPIPSIIERQFLCLVRTSAPVDFGAEDQEGTSLFFLLATPDDRSHLHGLARLARILQGGTLDALKAAATSEDILAALAEAESRIQIKD encoded by the coding sequence ATGAGCACGGAAACAACGACACAATCTGAATACATCAACATCGGGCAACTCTCCAGCTATCTGGGCTGGTCGCCCCGCTTCATCGAGGGACTCGTCCGTGGCGAACACCTTCCCGGCCTCGAGGTGCAGGGACAATGCGTCTTCCGTCGTGACGACGTGGTGGACTGGCTGGAACAGAAGATCCAGACGCTGGACACCGCCCGCGTCACCGAACTGGAGGCGAAAATGGAATCCTCCCTGCTCGCGGACGGCACCTTCCGCACCACGCGTACGGACCGCCTGACGTCCCGCCTGCCGCTCAAGGGCATCGCCCTGGACGTGCCTGCCGCGAACAAGACGGAAGTGCTCCACGCCATCGCCACCACGGCGGAGGCCACCGGCCTGCTCTTCGACAGGGAACACCTGCTCACCTCGCTGGTGGACCGCGAATCCCTTTGTAGCACCGCCATGCCGGGCGGAGTCGCGCTCTGCCACCCCAGACGCCCCATCCCCTCCATCATCGAACGCCAGTTCCTCTGCCTCGTCCGCACCAGCGCTCCGGTGGACTTCGGCGCGGAGGACCAGGAAGGCACCTCCCTCTTCTTCCTTCTCGCCACCCCGGACGACAGGTCCCATCTCCACGGCCTGGCCCGCCTCGCCAGGATCCTCCAGGGCGGCACGCTGGACGCCTTGAAAGCCGCCGCCACCTCCGAGGACATCCTCGCGGCGCTCGCCGAAGCCGAGTCCAGAATCCAGATCAAGGATTGA
- a CDS encoding YezD family protein — protein sequence MSTITTEQPSTEAPKHDWLEIVRKNAANLRFGSVQITVHDGRVTQVESIEKTRFVSPREEAPKLKTAS from the coding sequence ATGAGCACCATCACCACCGAACAACCTTCCACCGAAGCTCCGAAACACGACTGGCTTGAAATCGTTCGCAAGAATGCCGCGAACCTCCGTTTCGGCTCGGTCCAGATCACCGTCCACGACGGACGCGTCACCCAGGTCGAGAGCATCGAGAAAACCCGCTTCGTCTCGCCACGCGAGGAAGCTCCCAAGCTGAAGACCGCATCCTGA
- a CDS encoding CPXCG motif-containing cysteine-rich protein → MELAEVTCPTCFEVFEVAMPHPDEMPAEVDYDCEICCRPMIIVFTEDDVYAKGLGD, encoded by the coding sequence ATGGAACTCGCCGAAGTCACCTGCCCGACCTGTTTTGAAGTTTTTGAAGTGGCCATGCCGCATCCGGATGAGATGCCTGCGGAGGTGGACTACGATTGTGAGATCTGCTGCCGTCCGATGATCATCGTCTTTACCGAGGATGATGTTTACGCGAAGGGATTGGGAGATTGA
- a CDS encoding beta strand repeat-containing protein, whose amino-acid sequence MKPKYSSRRALVGTPLFASLILASITSQSVQAANLVLKATDPSGTSSLTSPMTGATASGWVATVGTGTGVAAAAGNNYTVTTGTAVRTPAPTASGNNYTFAGDSLTIDTGATLLGKFGNNAAGSTVTGTITVANLILNGGLLHQANTPNDTTVMNVAGAITVNANSLLGALGAGANGSNNFSILNITAPIGGAANLTIGGTANGGANTGVVRLSAANTFGGTINVVTPGSGFVASTVNRLLQLNNLNAAQNATLNLTSVANGLSFTSGANNGNNFNIGGLSGTANQTLTDTANGPVRANIGGNNGSTTYSGILSGGGLLIKSGTGTLTLSGNNTYTGPTTVNAGTLSLGFPALNDIAPVTIASGAFLNLTHGATDVVGRLVIDGVAQADGVYGPTGSGAAHETAAITGTGFIQVQAPPPQNIFLTASDAVGTTSFASGLRWSDFSAPSAANSYFTGAFDLRTSTVAGSYTFGGASLSVDAGGRFIGKGAGADTVQNVTVGNLILNGGLFFQAQSGSDTAVLNFNGAINVTALSTLGALGPAANDSPTFETLNIAAPISGSGALTVAGTANNSDNTGVVKLSSANPYTGNLTVAQPRAIASAVNRLLQLNHPDALANATLTIAATGQNGVSFATGVNTGAFNIGALAGSGNQALADTAGLPVALVVGANNASTIYNGALSGAGTLTKTGSGTLTLGGTNAQTGATAVTGGSLVFTGVFQNIGDVTSANGTTLGLKLGVEDTTVLQAGNITLGSGGANTLALDFNSLNNPNAALAVASGALAFNGTTTVTIANANFLTAGDHPVIAYNTISGTIPGGTFPLGPRSSGLLQNDVPNKVLEIKVSADVPKWTGADNGNWQTGSTGPNKNWKLVSGNTATDYIDTDIVLFDDTAGGTKNVVVSAANVSPLSVTFNTNAAYSLGGAFGITGVTPLVKTGSGSLLVTNTNTYTGATTIQEGTLQLGDGTTDGSISSTPGIDNNGVLIYNRVGTFSYGGVITGSGNVVKSGPGQQTLTAKNTYLGTTTVTGGLLSNGINDTLPIGTDLIVSGGTYDLAGFDQSVYNLADGGAGAGTVTNSGVLKALSLSGFSDTTYSGLISGALSLRKTGSGVLTLPNANTYTGTTSLVGGTLSLGNNGALGTGLLDFVGGAVQSTDATPRVITNPINFNGPGTNTTFRGAGNLTFTSTPVGNGTGKVFTVEEPNLIAEFSGVLGGAGYRTKEGPGILVFSGNNNYSGATTVNGGTLRITNPVLNNTAAVAIAAGAVLDLPYSGTDLVGSLTLDGEVQPNGVYGAIGSGAAHPVAFITGTGFLQVGLPGFSGFMDGFPNLTAAQKLPSADPDNDGLSNLIEYAIAGADPTVPNPTPGTFTGGTLSFTKRALAVTNGDISYAILTSQSLEAGSWTVATPLVNDATTISFTLPAGQPKEFARLRVIQN is encoded by the coding sequence ATGAAACCCAAATATTCGTCGCGTCGTGCCCTCGTGGGCACACCGCTCTTCGCCTCGCTCATCCTTGCCAGCATCACCAGCCAGTCCGTCCAAGCTGCCAATCTGGTGCTGAAGGCGACCGATCCATCCGGCACATCCAGCCTGACAAGCCCCATGACCGGAGCCACCGCCTCCGGCTGGGTGGCCACCGTCGGCACCGGCACCGGGGTGGCCGCGGCTGCCGGAAACAACTACACCGTGACGACGGGCACAGCCGTGCGGACACCCGCCCCCACGGCATCGGGAAACAACTACACCTTCGCCGGTGATTCATTGACGATCGACACCGGTGCGACACTGCTTGGCAAGTTCGGCAACAACGCCGCCGGCAGCACGGTGACGGGCACCATCACCGTCGCGAACCTCATTCTCAACGGCGGCCTGCTCCACCAGGCCAACACTCCGAACGACACCACCGTGATGAACGTCGCGGGGGCCATCACCGTGAACGCCAACTCGCTGCTCGGCGCCCTCGGCGCGGGGGCGAACGGCAGCAACAACTTCTCCATCCTGAACATCACCGCGCCCATCGGCGGCGCGGCGAACCTCACCATCGGAGGAACCGCCAACGGCGGAGCGAACACGGGGGTGGTGCGGCTCAGCGCGGCCAACACCTTCGGCGGCACCATCAACGTGGTCACTCCCGGCTCCGGCTTCGTCGCGAGCACCGTGAACCGCCTGCTCCAGCTGAACAACCTGAACGCCGCGCAGAACGCGACGCTCAACCTGACCTCCGTCGCCAACGGGCTTTCGTTCACCAGCGGGGCGAACAACGGCAACAACTTCAACATCGGCGGCCTGTCCGGCACCGCCAACCAAACCCTGACGGACACCGCCAACGGTCCGGTAAGGGCGAACATCGGCGGGAACAACGGCAGCACCACCTACTCCGGCATCCTCTCCGGCGGCGGTCTCCTGATCAAGTCCGGCACCGGCACGCTCACCCTGTCCGGCAACAACACCTACACCGGCCCCACCACCGTGAACGCGGGCACCCTCAGCCTGGGCTTCCCCGCCCTGAACGACATCGCTCCGGTGACGATCGCCAGCGGGGCGTTCCTGAACCTCACCCACGGTGCCACCGATGTGGTCGGCAGGCTGGTGATCGACGGCGTCGCGCAGGCGGATGGCGTCTACGGCCCCACAGGATCCGGAGCAGCGCATGAAACCGCCGCCATCACCGGCACGGGATTCATCCAGGTGCAGGCCCCGCCGCCGCAGAACATTTTCCTGACCGCCAGCGACGCGGTGGGAACCACCTCCTTCGCCAGCGGCCTGCGCTGGAGCGATTTCTCCGCCCCCTCCGCCGCGAACAGCTATTTCACCGGCGCGTTCGATCTCAGGACCTCCACCGTCGCCGGCAGCTACACCTTCGGCGGGGCCTCGTTGTCCGTCGATGCCGGAGGCCGTTTCATCGGCAAGGGCGCGGGTGCGGACACGGTGCAGAACGTCACCGTCGGCAACCTCATCCTCAACGGCGGACTTTTCTTCCAGGCCCAGAGCGGCAGCGACACCGCCGTGCTGAACTTCAACGGGGCGATCAATGTGACCGCGCTCTCCACCCTCGGAGCGCTCGGCCCGGCGGCGAACGACAGCCCGACCTTCGAAACCCTCAACATCGCCGCACCCATTTCCGGCTCCGGGGCGCTGACGGTGGCCGGCACCGCCAATAACTCGGACAACACCGGCGTGGTGAAGCTGAGCTCCGCGAACCCCTACACCGGCAACCTCACCGTCGCGCAGCCCAGGGCCATCGCCAGCGCGGTCAACCGCCTGCTCCAGTTGAATCATCCGGACGCGCTCGCGAACGCGACCCTCACCATCGCCGCGACCGGCCAGAACGGAGTCTCCTTCGCCACCGGTGTCAACACGGGCGCCTTCAACATAGGAGCCCTCGCCGGCAGCGGCAACCAGGCGCTGGCGGACACCGCCGGCCTGCCGGTAGCGCTCGTCGTCGGCGCGAACAACGCGTCCACCATTTACAACGGAGCCCTCTCGGGTGCCGGAACGCTCACCAAAACCGGCAGCGGCACGCTCACCCTCGGCGGCACGAACGCCCAGACGGGAGCCACCGCCGTCACCGGCGGTTCCCTCGTTTTCACCGGGGTGTTCCAGAACATCGGCGACGTCACCTCGGCGAACGGCACCACCCTCGGCCTCAAGCTCGGCGTGGAGGACACCACCGTGCTCCAGGCGGGGAACATCACGCTCGGCTCCGGCGGCGCGAACACGCTGGCGCTGGACTTCAACAGCCTCAACAACCCGAACGCCGCGCTCGCCGTGGCATCCGGCGCGCTCGCCTTCAACGGCACCACCACGGTGACCATCGCGAACGCGAACTTCCTCACCGCCGGCGACCACCCGGTCATCGCCTACAACACCATCAGCGGCACCATTCCCGGCGGCACCTTCCCGCTCGGCCCGCGCAGCAGCGGATTGCTGCAGAACGACGTCCCCAACAAAGTGCTGGAGATCAAGGTGAGCGCCGACGTTCCGAAGTGGACCGGCGCGGACAACGGCAACTGGCAGACCGGCTCCACCGGCCCGAACAAGAACTGGAAGCTCGTCTCCGGCAACACGGCCACCGATTACATCGACACCGACATCGTCTTGTTCGACGACACCGCCGGCGGCACCAAGAACGTGGTCGTTTCCGCCGCGAACGTCAGCCCGCTGAGCGTGACATTCAACACGAACGCCGCCTACTCGCTCGGCGGTGCGTTCGGCATCACGGGCGTCACCCCGCTGGTCAAGACCGGCTCGGGCTCGCTGCTCGTCACGAACACGAACACCTACACCGGCGCCACCACCATCCAGGAGGGCACGCTGCAACTCGGGGACGGCACCACGGACGGCAGCATCTCGTCCACCCCCGGCATCGATAACAACGGCGTCCTCATCTACAACCGGGTCGGCACCTTCAGCTACGGCGGCGTCATCACCGGCAGCGGAAACGTGGTGAAATCCGGCCCCGGACAACAGACGCTGACCGCGAAAAACACCTACCTCGGGACCACCACCGTCACCGGCGGCCTGCTCTCGAACGGCATCAACGACACGCTGCCCATCGGCACGGACCTCATCGTCAGCGGCGGCACCTACGACCTCGCGGGCTTCGACCAGTCCGTCTACAACCTCGCCGACGGAGGGGCGGGCGCGGGGACCGTCACCAACAGCGGCGTGCTGAAAGCACTCTCCCTGAGCGGCTTCTCGGACACCACGTATTCCGGACTCATCAGCGGGGCCCTCAGCCTCAGGAAAACGGGATCCGGCGTGCTCACCCTGCCGAACGCCAACACCTACACCGGCACCACCAGCCTCGTCGGCGGCACGCTGTCGCTCGGAAACAACGGCGCGCTCGGCACGGGGCTTCTCGACTTCGTCGGCGGAGCCGTCCAATCCACGGACGCCACCCCCCGCGTCATCACGAACCCGATCAACTTCAACGGCCCGGGAACCAACACCACCTTCCGGGGCGCGGGAAATCTCACCTTCACCTCCACCCCCGTGGGCAACGGCACCGGCAAGGTCTTCACCGTCGAGGAGCCGAACCTGATCGCCGAATTCAGCGGGGTTCTGGGCGGTGCCGGCTACCGGACCAAGGAAGGCCCCGGCATCCTGGTCTTCAGCGGAAACAACAACTACTCCGGCGCCACCACGGTGAACGGCGGCACGCTGCGGATCACCAATCCCGTGCTGAACAACACCGCAGCGGTCGCCATCGCCGCCGGCGCGGTGCTGGACCTGCCCTACTCCGGCACCGACCTGGTCGGCTCCCTGACGCTTGATGGAGAGGTGCAGCCGAACGGCGTGTATGGAGCCATCGGCTCGGGCGCTGCCCATCCGGTCGCCTTCATCACCGGCACCGGTTTCCTGCAGGTCGGCCTGCCGGGATTCTCCGGCTTCATGGACGGCTTCCCCAACCTCACCGCAGCACAGAAACTCCCGAGCGCGGATCCTGACAACGACGGACTCAGCAACCTCATCGAATACGCCATCGCCGGGGCAGATCCCACCGTGCCGAATCCCACACCCGGCACCTTCACCGGCGGCACGCTCAGCTTCACCAAACGGGCGCTGGCGGTGACCAATGGCGACATCAGCTACGCCATCCTGACGTCCCAGTCGCTCGAAGCCGGTTCATGGACCGTCGCGACGCCGCTGGTCAATGACGCCACGACGATCTCCTTCACGCTGCCTGCCGGCCAGCCGAAGGAATTCGCCCGCCTGCGCGTCATCCAGAACTGA
- a CDS encoding ester cyclase: MNAPRDAKEIARLWFEKVWNQRDNALARELMAPDAVGHLEGGQEIVGPEAFLGFQASFLEAVPDLRIGIVALVADEANVCTHWTAQGTHSGPGMGMIPSGMRVFFRGVTWLEVAEGRITSGRDFWNKEGLMQTMAGGPAPDEALA; encoded by the coding sequence ATGAACGCCCCACGTGATGCCAAGGAGATCGCACGACTCTGGTTTGAAAAGGTCTGGAACCAGCGGGACAACGCGCTGGCACGGGAACTGATGGCCCCGGATGCCGTCGGCCATCTCGAAGGCGGGCAGGAAATCGTGGGGCCGGAAGCATTCCTCGGCTTCCAGGCATCTTTCCTCGAGGCCGTGCCGGACCTTCGGATCGGGATCGTCGCGCTGGTCGCGGATGAAGCCAACGTCTGCACCCACTGGACGGCACAGGGAACGCACAGCGGCCCCGGAATGGGAATGATTCCAAGCGGGATGCGGGTTTTTTTCCGGGGCGTCACCTGGTTGGAGGTCGCGGAAGGCCGCATCACCAGCGGGCGGGACTTCTGGAACAAGGAAGGGCTCATGCAGACCATGGCCGGCGGTCCGGCTCCTGACGAGGCGCTGGCATGA
- a CDS encoding YcxB family protein, whose amino-acid sequence MMTLRFHMDREDALAFNQAYFTASPTYRRAQTRSRFLLPGIMVFLWILTTSGAGFRWSGTVIYLGIGLGWFLLFPVYYKRVLNKHWRAGIDEGSYVKNFGDYEVTLTEDGLESSSPAGKGSYHWSYVDRASLTDSHLFIFLSGPLGYPIPIRDIGQEAATAACEYINNRKRSGVEQAAR is encoded by the coding sequence ATGATGACACTTCGTTTCCACATGGACCGGGAGGATGCCCTGGCGTTCAACCAAGCCTATTTCACGGCATCCCCCACCTACCGGCGCGCGCAAACCAGGTCCCGCTTCCTGTTGCCGGGGATCATGGTTTTTCTTTGGATCCTCACCACCTCCGGGGCCGGATTCCGTTGGAGCGGGACAGTGATCTATCTGGGCATCGGCCTCGGGTGGTTCCTGCTTTTTCCCGTTTATTACAAACGGGTGCTCAACAAACATTGGCGGGCCGGCATCGATGAGGGAAGTTACGTCAAAAACTTCGGGGACTATGAAGTGACGCTCACGGAAGACGGCCTCGAATCCTCATCCCCCGCCGGCAAAGGCAGCTATCATTGGTCATACGTGGATCGCGCGTCGCTCACGGATTCCCATTTGTTCATCTTCCTGAGCGGCCCCCTCGGCTACCCCATCCCCATCCGCGACATCGGCCAGGAAGCCGCCACCGCGGCTTGCGAATACATCAACAACCGCAAGCGGTCCGGGGTGGAGCAAGCCGCCCGTTGA
- a CDS encoding NADH:flavin oxidoreductase/NADH oxidase produces the protein MNDLFTPLQLKDARLRNRIAVPPMCQYSADDGLANDWHQAHYATLARGGSSVVIVEATAVSPEGRITPKCLGIWNDEQASELRKIASSIKAAGAIPGIQIAHAGRKASANIPWEGDDHIPATDPRAWETIAPSPLSYGGDLSRVPREMTVEDIKRVQADFVAAAKRALDAGFEWLELHFAHGYLAQSFFSPHSNKRTDEYGGSFENRSRFSRETLSAIREIWPENFPLTARFGVLEYDGNDEQTLAESIELVKNWREDGLDMLSVSVGFTIPETKIPWGPAFLGPIAKRVREEAGIPVSSAWGFGTPQLADQAIRDEQLDLVLIGRAHLANPHWPYHAAKTLGKDRPTWVLPAPYAHWLARYHDPEQG, from the coding sequence ATGAACGACCTATTCACCCCGCTCCAACTGAAAGACGCCCGCCTCCGCAACCGCATCGCGGTGCCGCCGATGTGCCAATACTCCGCCGATGACGGACTTGCGAACGACTGGCACCAGGCCCACTACGCCACGCTCGCCCGTGGCGGCAGCTCCGTGGTCATCGTGGAGGCGACCGCCGTCTCCCCGGAGGGCCGCATCACGCCGAAGTGCCTTGGAATCTGGAATGACGAACAAGCCTCCGAGCTGCGGAAGATCGCCAGCTCCATCAAGGCGGCGGGAGCCATCCCCGGCATCCAGATCGCCCACGCCGGACGGAAGGCCAGCGCGAACATCCCGTGGGAAGGCGACGACCACATCCCGGCCACCGATCCCCGGGCATGGGAGACCATCGCCCCCTCCCCGCTCTCCTACGGAGGAGATCTGTCACGGGTGCCGCGGGAAATGACCGTCGAGGACATCAAGCGCGTGCAGGCGGATTTCGTCGCGGCCGCCAAACGCGCGCTCGACGCCGGTTTCGAGTGGCTGGAGCTCCACTTCGCCCACGGCTACCTGGCCCAGAGCTTCTTCTCCCCGCACTCGAACAAGCGCACCGACGAATACGGCGGGTCGTTTGAAAACCGCAGCCGGTTCTCCCGCGAAACCTTGTCCGCCATCCGCGAAATCTGGCCGGAGAATTTCCCCCTCACCGCCCGCTTCGGCGTCCTGGAATACGATGGCAACGACGAGCAAACCCTCGCCGAATCCATCGAACTGGTGAAAAACTGGCGCGAGGACGGGCTGGACATGCTGAGCGTCAGCGTCGGCTTCACCATCCCGGAAACCAAGATCCCGTGGGGCCCGGCGTTCCTCGGACCGATCGCCAAACGCGTGCGCGAGGAGGCCGGCATCCCGGTGTCATCCGCTTGGGGCTTCGGCACCCCGCAACTGGCCGACCAGGCCATCCGCGACGAACAGCTCGACCTCGTCCTCATCGGCCGGGCGCACCTCGCCAACCCGCACTGGCCCTATCACGCCGCGAAAACACTCGGCAAGGACAGGCCGACGTGGGTGCTCCCCGCACCCTACGCCCACTGGCTCGCCCGTTATCACGATCCCGAGCAAGGCTGA
- a CDS encoding ArsR/SmtB family transcription factor produces the protein MRQHKHPKIEEIDLIDIMYALSDPTRVEIVMTLAGKGRAMTCGELLIDRPKSSMSHHFKILRGAGLVETLIKGTEHINSLRLKELEERFPGVMKAVLKAFRAGMADG, from the coding sequence ATGAGGCAGCACAAGCATCCGAAGATCGAGGAAATCGACCTGATCGACATCATGTACGCGTTGTCCGATCCGACGCGGGTGGAGATCGTCATGACCCTCGCCGGGAAAGGGCGCGCCATGACCTGCGGCGAGCTGTTGATCGACCGTCCGAAATCAAGCATGTCCCACCACTTCAAGATCCTGCGCGGAGCGGGATTGGTGGAAACACTGATCAAGGGCACGGAGCACATCAATTCCCTCCGCCTGAAGGAACTGGAGGAAAGGTTCCCCGGCGTGATGAAGGCCGTCTTGAAAGCGTTCCGCGCCGGGATGGCGGACGGGTGA
- a CDS encoding GNAT family N-acetyltransferase — MLIEAGILPEPAVAETLLDLAVLEDLGVKLVLGVLGGDLKDLYDWTLECEIMAARVSRPITDPLAVKEALEILGRGQSAIIDASATGPLDLPVVDFALRVGVTKVIALLENEILIDGAPVHAIRAKDAASLVPQTDAGGAALLLSAAEACKRGIPRVHVLNGRRQGVLVDELFSNEGVGTMVHADSYRIIRELREEDIPELLGMIGRSVRRTKLVERTYEDIQSRIEDFYVMAIDDNVVGCVALHPYPDEETAEVACLYVKLQHEGRGYGIELVHHVEKIARERGIPRVFALSNRAADFFTVKLGYSPATVDDLPRKRREQFEASGRDSLVFSLVLK, encoded by the coding sequence GTGTTGATCGAGGCCGGCATCCTTCCGGAGCCGGCGGTCGCCGAGACGTTGCTGGATCTCGCCGTGCTCGAGGACCTCGGCGTGAAGCTGGTGCTCGGGGTGCTCGGCGGGGACCTCAAGGATCTCTACGACTGGACGCTGGAGTGCGAGATCATGGCCGCCCGTGTTTCCCGGCCCATCACGGATCCGCTGGCGGTGAAGGAGGCCCTGGAAATCCTCGGTCGCGGGCAATCCGCCATCATCGACGCCTCGGCCACGGGGCCGTTGGACCTGCCGGTGGTGGACTTCGCGCTGCGCGTCGGCGTGACGAAAGTGATCGCCCTGTTGGAAAACGAGATCCTCATCGATGGCGCGCCGGTGCATGCCATCCGTGCGAAGGACGCGGCGTCGCTCGTGCCCCAGACGGATGCCGGGGGCGCAGCCCTCCTCCTGTCCGCGGCGGAGGCCTGCAAGCGAGGCATCCCCCGGGTGCACGTGCTGAACGGCCGCCGGCAGGGCGTGCTGGTGGACGAGCTTTTCTCCAACGAAGGCGTGGGCACCATGGTCCACGCGGACAGCTACCGCATCATCCGCGAGCTGCGGGAGGAGGACATCCCGGAACTGCTCGGCATGATCGGCCGCTCCGTGCGGCGGACGAAGCTGGTGGAGCGCACCTACGAGGACATCCAGTCGCGGATCGAGGACTTTTATGTCATGGCCATCGACGACAACGTCGTGGGCTGTGTGGCGCTGCACCCTTACCCGGACGAGGAGACGGCGGAGGTGGCTTGCCTTTACGTGAAGCTCCAGCACGAGGGCCGCGGCTACGGCATCGAGCTGGTGCACCATGTGGAGAAAATCGCGAGGGAGCGGGGGATTCCCCGGGTCTTCGCCCTCAGCAACCGCGCCGCGGATTTCTTCACCGTCAAGCTCGGCTACAGCCCCGCCACGGTGGATGACCTGCCGAGAAAGCGCCGCGAACAATTCGAGGCCAGCGGGCGTGACTCGCTAGTGTTCTCGCTGGTACTGAAGTGA